The following are from one region of the Stigmatopora argus isolate UIUO_Sarg chromosome 9, RoL_Sarg_1.0, whole genome shotgun sequence genome:
- the LOC144082813 gene encoding insulin-like isoform X2 has translation MANTSWVLCILFLLVFPVPWVSPVPTQHLCGSHLVDALYFVCGERGFFHSPKRIHKRDLENLLRFTSTRVRKEQQMWRHFSGGKDSKVKRGIVEQCCHKPCGIYHLEAYCN, from the exons ATGGCCAACACATCATGGGTGTTGTGCATCCTGTTTCTACTGGTGTTCCCTGTTCCATGGGTCTCCCCTGTACCCACCCAACACCTCTGTGGCTCTCACCTTGTGGACGCTCTGTACTTTGTATGTGGAGAGAGGGGTTTTTTCCACAGCCCGAAACGAATTCACAAGCGGGATCTGGAAAACTTGCTCC GGTTCACGTCTACAAGGGTCAGAAAAGAGCAGCAGATGTGGAGACATTTTTCTGGAGGCAAGGATTCCAAGGTGAAGAGAGGCATTGTGGAGCAGTGCTGTCATAAGCCATGTGGTATTTACCACCTAGAAGCCTACTGCAACTGA